A single region of the Drosophila miranda strain MSH22 chromosome 2, D.miranda_PacBio2.1, whole genome shotgun sequence genome encodes:
- the LOC108156769 gene encoding calnexin isoform X2: MQWKFGGSSSALALLLACSLLLSVTADAEFGVDADDFEDGQVEDFQEETVGADEELVYESPVIEPKKFHFADHFDDVEESRKLWVNSQAKKDDIAEEISKYDGIWSWESPQRIVWAKDKGLVLKSKAKHAAISARLRKQFDFKAEKPLVVQYEVTLQEGQDCGGSYIKLLSAGKETDNLKSFNDKTPYTIMFGPDKCGNDVKLHFIFRHVNPINGTITEKHCNKPKNRLDDLFKDKLPHLYQLVVHPDNSFEIRVDHKIVNEGSLLTDFKPPVNPPAQIDDPNDHKPESWDEREKIPDPTASKPSDWDEDAPPQLPDPDAVMPEGWLEDEPDMIFDPTASKPEDWDAEIDGEWEAPLVDNPVCEKTVGCGKWKAPLIPNPNYKGKWRAPSIDNPNYQGKWSPRTIANPDFFEDLKPFRMTPISAVGLELWSMSSDILFDNLIITDDVAVARDFAANSFDVKRRYIDRESKTLWHRLMRRMNYKPGWWALYFLYLLIPASCYIFYLYRRAKEDAAKRAAAQAKKTDEPQPDEAPEEEEESDPSSERAAGDSSKESTPLSASPKKNTKSDLEDNVETKPEEPEGSDEPAQTEEPTTKSTRKRAVRKE; encoded by the exons ATGCAGTGGAAGTTCGGGGGGAGCAGCTCAGCGCTGGCGTTGCTGCTGGCCTGCAGCTTACTGCTGTCCGTGACAGCCGATGCGGAGTTCGGTGTCGATGCCGACGACTTTGAGGATGGCCAGGTCGAAGATTTTCAG GAGGAGACGGTCGGTGCTGATGAGGAGCTGGTCTACGAGAGCCCTGTGATCGAGCCCAAGAAGTTCCACTTTGCCGACCATTTCGATGATGTTGAGGAGTCGCGCAAGCTGTGGGTCAACTCGCAGGCCAAGAAGGACGACATTGCCGAAGAGATCTCCAAGTACGATGGCATCTGGAGCTGGGAGTCACCGCAGCGGATCGTCTGGGCGAAGGATAAGGGACTGGTGCTCAAATCGAAGGCAAAGCATGCTGCCATCTCGGCACGCCTCCGCAAGCAGTTCGATTTCAAGGCAGAAAAACCACTGGTGGTGCAATATGAGGTCACACTGCAG GAGGGTCAAGATTGCGGCGGCTCGTACATCAAGCTGCTGTCCGCTGGCAAGGAAACCGACAATCTTAAGTCG TTCAATGACAAGACACCCTACACCATCATGTTCGGGCCGGACAAGTGCGGGAACGATGTGAAATTGCATTTCATATTCCGTCACGTTAATCCAATTAACGGCACCATCACCGAGAAGCATTGCAACAAACCAAA gaACCGGCTGGACGATCTCTTTAAGGATAAGCTCCCACATTTGTATCAGCTTGTGGTCCATCCCGACAACAGCTTTGAGATTCGAGTGGATCACAAAATCGTCAATGAGGGCTCCCTACTGACAGACTTTAAGCCGCCCGTAAATCCGCCAGCACAGATCGATGACCCGAATGACCACAAGCCAGAGTCGTGGGATGAGCGCGAGAAGATACCAGATCCCACAGCATCGAAGCCCAGTGATTGGGATGAGGATGCACCGCCCCAGCTGCCCGATCCGGATGCTGTTATGCCCGAGGGCTGGCTGGAGGATGAGCCCGACATGATATTCGATCCCACGGCCAGCAAGCCCGAGGATTGGGATGCCGAAATCGATGGCGAGTGGGAGGCACCGCTGGTGGATAACCCCGTCTGTGAGAAAACCGTTGGCTGTGGCAAGTGGAAGGCTCCGCTGATCCCCAATCCCAACTACAAGGGCAAGTGGCGTGCACCGAGCATTGACAATCCCAACTATCAGGGCAAGTGGTCTCCTCGCACGATTGCCAATCCCGATTTCTTTGAAGATCTAAAGCCGTTCCGCATGACACCGATT AGCGCTGTGGGTCTGGAGCTCTGGTCCATGTCTAGCGACATTCTCTTCGACAATCTTATCATCACCGATGATGTGGCGGTGGCCCGTGATTTTGCTGCCAATAGTTTTGATGTCAAGCGTCGCTATATTGATCGTGAATCG AAAACCCTGTGGCATCGCCTGATGCGCCGCATGAACTACAAGCCTGGATGGTGGGCCCTGTACTTCCTGTACCTTCTCATTCCGGCCAGTTGTTATATCTTCTATCTGTACCGTCGCGCCAAAGAG GACGCTGCCAAACGCGCTGCCGCTCAGGCAAAGAAAACCGATGAACCACAACCCGATGAGGCACccgaagaggaggaggagagcgaTCCATCGTCTGAGAGAGCTGCTGGCGATTCCAGTAAGGAAAGCACGCCGCTGTCCGCTAGTCCCAAGAAGAATACAAAGTCTGATTTAGAGGATAATGTTGAGACCAAGCCGGAGGAGCCGGAGGGTTCTGATGAGCCCGCACAGACTGAG GAACCTACCACAAAATCTACACGTAAGCGCGCAGTGCGCAAGGAGTAA
- the LOC108156769 gene encoding calnexin isoform X1 — translation MQWKFGGSSSALALLLACSLLLSVTADAEFGVDADDFEDGQVEDFQEETVGADEELVYESPVIEPKKFHFADHFDDVEESRKLWVNSQAKKDDIAEEISKYDGIWSWESPQRIVWAKDKGLVLKSKAKHAAISARLRKQFDFKAEKPLVVQYEVTLQEGQDCGGSYIKLLSAGKETDNLKSFNDKTPYTIMFGPDKCGNDVKLHFIFRHVNPINGTITEKHCNKPKNRLDDLFKDKLPHLYQLVVHPDNSFEIRVDHKIVNEGSLLTDFKPPVNPPAQIDDPNDHKPESWDEREKIPDPTASKPSDWDEDAPPQLPDPDAVMPEGWLEDEPDMIFDPTASKPEDWDAEIDGEWEAPLVDNPVCEKTVGCGKWKAPLIPNPNYKGKWRAPSIDNPNYQGKWSPRTIANPDFFEDLKPFRMTPISAVGLELWSMSSDILFDNLIITDDVAVARDFAANSFDVKRRYIDRESDSFVNKVVELAKANPVVAGIALVIFVVLFVFLTIWCRFGAAKKEDAAKRAAAQAKKTDEPQPDEAPEEEEESDPSSERAAGDSSKESTPLSASPKKNTKSDLEDNVETKPEEPEGSDEPAQTEEPTTKSTRKRAVRKE, via the exons ATGCAGTGGAAGTTCGGGGGGAGCAGCTCAGCGCTGGCGTTGCTGCTGGCCTGCAGCTTACTGCTGTCCGTGACAGCCGATGCGGAGTTCGGTGTCGATGCCGACGACTTTGAGGATGGCCAGGTCGAAGATTTTCAG GAGGAGACGGTCGGTGCTGATGAGGAGCTGGTCTACGAGAGCCCTGTGATCGAGCCCAAGAAGTTCCACTTTGCCGACCATTTCGATGATGTTGAGGAGTCGCGCAAGCTGTGGGTCAACTCGCAGGCCAAGAAGGACGACATTGCCGAAGAGATCTCCAAGTACGATGGCATCTGGAGCTGGGAGTCACCGCAGCGGATCGTCTGGGCGAAGGATAAGGGACTGGTGCTCAAATCGAAGGCAAAGCATGCTGCCATCTCGGCACGCCTCCGCAAGCAGTTCGATTTCAAGGCAGAAAAACCACTGGTGGTGCAATATGAGGTCACACTGCAG GAGGGTCAAGATTGCGGCGGCTCGTACATCAAGCTGCTGTCCGCTGGCAAGGAAACCGACAATCTTAAGTCG TTCAATGACAAGACACCCTACACCATCATGTTCGGGCCGGACAAGTGCGGGAACGATGTGAAATTGCATTTCATATTCCGTCACGTTAATCCAATTAACGGCACCATCACCGAGAAGCATTGCAACAAACCAAA gaACCGGCTGGACGATCTCTTTAAGGATAAGCTCCCACATTTGTATCAGCTTGTGGTCCATCCCGACAACAGCTTTGAGATTCGAGTGGATCACAAAATCGTCAATGAGGGCTCCCTACTGACAGACTTTAAGCCGCCCGTAAATCCGCCAGCACAGATCGATGACCCGAATGACCACAAGCCAGAGTCGTGGGATGAGCGCGAGAAGATACCAGATCCCACAGCATCGAAGCCCAGTGATTGGGATGAGGATGCACCGCCCCAGCTGCCCGATCCGGATGCTGTTATGCCCGAGGGCTGGCTGGAGGATGAGCCCGACATGATATTCGATCCCACGGCCAGCAAGCCCGAGGATTGGGATGCCGAAATCGATGGCGAGTGGGAGGCACCGCTGGTGGATAACCCCGTCTGTGAGAAAACCGTTGGCTGTGGCAAGTGGAAGGCTCCGCTGATCCCCAATCCCAACTACAAGGGCAAGTGGCGTGCACCGAGCATTGACAATCCCAACTATCAGGGCAAGTGGTCTCCTCGCACGATTGCCAATCCCGATTTCTTTGAAGATCTAAAGCCGTTCCGCATGACACCGATT AGCGCTGTGGGTCTGGAGCTCTGGTCCATGTCTAGCGACATTCTCTTCGACAATCTTATCATCACCGATGATGTGGCGGTGGCCCGTGATTTTGCTGCCAATAGTTTTGATGTCAAGCGTCGCTATATTGATCGTGAATCG GACTCATTCGTGAATAAGGTAGTCGAGCTAGCCAAGGCCAATCCCGTGGTCGCGGGCATTGCACTGGTGATCTTTGTCGTGCTATTCGTTTTCCTTACCATTTGGTGTAGATTTGGTGCCGCTAAGAAAGAG GACGCTGCCAAACGCGCTGCCGCTCAGGCAAAGAAAACCGATGAACCACAACCCGATGAGGCACccgaagaggaggaggagagcgaTCCATCGTCTGAGAGAGCTGCTGGCGATTCCAGTAAGGAAAGCACGCCGCTGTCCGCTAGTCCCAAGAAGAATACAAAGTCTGATTTAGAGGATAATGTTGAGACCAAGCCGGAGGAGCCGGAGGGTTCTGATGAGCCCGCACAGACTGAG GAACCTACCACAAAATCTACACGTAAGCGCGCAGTGCGCAAGGAGTAA